In Pedobacter sp. WC2423, the following are encoded in one genomic region:
- a CDS encoding zinc-dependent metalloprotease yields the protein MMKIFKKILLYLLLVLPSQYLHAQSAQAIPQISKYIKPGAKTFKGMFNIYVQDDKYLVEIPDQLLGREILTSVTIISGSAQRKRNPGMRFGFAGDAVNDRVIRFKKGINGKMNLVAPDFIQATDTSNKYYNSIKANLVPTLLAFDIIAVGNASSLIDITSLFAGDSDLFSLKGAAAELKLGEFEAAKSRILGVSSFENNVVFRSIKSYSEAAASPPAQVEAPRPDAPAKAEETNPTMWEVGASWFLLPQLPMQLRYADKRIGYFVTRLTSYDKNPEKIEDLAIANRWRMEPKAEDLQKFNNGELVEPAKPIVFYIDRNTPAYLIPYMIEGVNAWRKSFEKIGFKNAITGKLAPTLKEDPDYSMEDARYSYISYKPSEVANAYGPQVVDPRSGEILTSHVAVFHNILELLQRWYFSMCAATDPGARKIPMSKDLMGALVKNVITHEVGHTLGLRHNFAGSSSYPVDSIRNRDFIRKNSFGPSVMDYMRFNYAAQPEDKMTPVDLLPVIGVYDNYAIEWGYKYMPEKDPKTTAEYLTKWVSEKRKDPKFFYLEESDAFDPRVQSEDIGDNNMKANALGVENLKRTMANLNQWGDGPDQDYSTLRSMYRAVEGRYFQYLQHVVKNIGGVNSDNALRTENKSNYNPVSDTQQKEAVAYLKKYMLTEPEWLYPANIGAKTKFNFNTDVEDTYSDLLGRLMAKYNQLATIENITGKSDYAPGEFLAELQQFIFRDIENGKPISRYNRMLQRAYLNKILLHVDNPSNFGNNIGLIMNKQMLLIQQQAKAGAAKQSDFITKSHLVSIANMIAVWHSGKNDAYLTK from the coding sequence ATGATGAAAATTTTTAAAAAAATACTGTTGTACCTGCTGCTGGTATTGCCTAGTCAGTATCTGCATGCACAGTCAGCACAAGCCATCCCGCAAATCAGTAAATATATCAAGCCGGGAGCCAAAACCTTTAAAGGGATGTTTAACATTTATGTACAGGATGATAAATATCTGGTTGAAATTCCAGATCAGCTCCTCGGTAGGGAAATCCTGACCAGTGTAACAATTATCAGCGGTTCTGCACAGCGTAAGCGTAATCCGGGTATGCGTTTCGGTTTCGCAGGGGATGCGGTAAATGACCGGGTCATCCGTTTTAAAAAAGGAATAAATGGCAAGATGAACCTGGTTGCACCAGATTTTATTCAGGCTACGGATACCTCAAACAAGTATTACAATTCGATCAAAGCTAATCTGGTACCCACCTTGCTTGCGTTTGACATTATCGCTGTCGGAAATGCGAGCTCACTGATTGATATCACCTCGCTGTTTGCTGGTGATAGTGATCTTTTTTCTCTAAAGGGAGCTGCTGCAGAATTGAAACTGGGAGAATTTGAAGCTGCTAAATCCAGGATACTGGGGGTGAGCAGTTTTGAAAACAACGTTGTGTTTCGTTCCATTAAAAGTTATAGTGAAGCTGCTGCTTCGCCACCAGCGCAGGTTGAAGCGCCGAGGCCGGACGCACCTGCAAAAGCAGAAGAAACTAATCCTACCATGTGGGAGGTGGGGGCTAGCTGGTTTCTTTTACCACAGCTGCCTATGCAACTACGTTATGCGGATAAGCGAATAGGCTACTTTGTCACAAGGCTGACCAGTTATGATAAAAATCCTGAAAAAATTGAAGATTTAGCTATAGCGAACAGGTGGCGGATGGAACCTAAAGCAGAGGATCTGCAGAAATTCAACAATGGTGAACTGGTAGAACCTGCAAAACCTATTGTTTTTTACATTGACCGCAATACACCCGCTTATCTTATTCCTTATATGATTGAAGGCGTAAATGCATGGCGCAAGAGCTTTGAGAAAATAGGCTTTAAGAATGCCATCACGGGTAAGCTGGCGCCTACGCTGAAAGAGGATCCCGACTACAGTATGGAGGATGCCAGGTATTCTTATATCTCGTACAAACCTTCGGAAGTGGCCAATGCCTATGGTCCGCAGGTAGTCGATCCGCGTTCCGGTGAAATCCTGACCTCGCATGTTGCTGTATTTCACAATATTCTTGAGTTGCTGCAACGCTGGTATTTTTCCATGTGTGCAGCTACAGACCCGGGGGCTCGTAAAATCCCGATGAGTAAAGATTTAATGGGCGCGCTGGTTAAAAACGTGATTACGCATGAAGTAGGTCACACCCTTGGCTTGCGTCATAATTTTGCAGGCAGTTCCTCTTATCCGGTTGACAGTATCCGTAACCGTGATTTTATCAGGAAAAACAGTTTCGGCCCTTCTGTGATGGACTATATGCGCTTCAACTATGCAGCGCAGCCGGAAGATAAGATGACCCCTGTAGATTTATTGCCGGTAATTGGTGTATATGATAATTATGCGATTGAATGGGGATATAAATATATGCCTGAAAAAGATCCAAAAACTACAGCGGAATATCTGACTAAATGGGTTTCTGAGAAAAGAAAAGATCCTAAGTTTTTCTATTTAGAGGAGTCGGATGCTTTCGATCCAAGAGTGCAGAGTGAAGACATTGGCGACAATAACATGAAGGCAAACGCGCTCGGTGTAGAGAACCTGAAAAGGACTATGGCCAACCTTAATCAATGGGGAGACGGTCCGGATCAAGACTATTCTACGTTAAGGTCGATGTACCGTGCCGTTGAAGGACGCTATTTTCAATATTTGCAGCATGTAGTTAAAAATATAGGGGGCGTAAATAGTGACAATGCATTGCGTACTGAAAATAAAAGTAATTATAATCCCGTAAGTGATACCCAGCAAAAGGAGGCAGTAGCCTATTTAAAGAAATATATGCTCACTGAACCCGAATGGTTATACCCTGCAAACATAGGTGCCAAAACAAAATTTAACTTCAATACCGATGTTGAAGATACTTATAGTGATTTATTAGGCAGACTGATGGCTAAATATAATCAGTTGGCTACGATAGAAAATATCACAGGTAAATCAGACTATGCTCCGGGTGAATTTTTAGCTGAGTTGCAGCAGTTTATTTTTAGGGATATTGAAAATGGTAAACCCATTTCGCGTTATAACAGGATGCTGCAAAGGGCCTACCTGAATAAAATTTTATTGCATGTAGATAATCCGTCAAATTTCGGCAACAACATCGGCCTGATTATGAATAAGCAGATGCTGCTCATTCAGCAGCAAGCGAAAGCTGGTGCGGCAAAACAGAGCGATTTCATCACTAAAAGTCACCTTGTTTCCATCGCAAATATGATTGCAGTGTGGCACAGTGGTAAGAATGACGCTTATTTAACCAAATAA
- a CDS encoding zinc-dependent metalloprotease, whose product MKNSLIILFTVCFFFSSASASAQGKQKPKVKAVTTVPASVVPANVVPANELMPFDKFFKKTMKITPGEFTVYQDDSKYFLEIPAAALNTDLLVIGEIIRGYSQSVAQSSGIVRFIKATGNNLNVTREVYKEALSPDFNQGMESLVQKSNLIPVSFVLQVEAAGKTKGSYIIDVTRQLMEGGDLFSFKDVSDLSNSDAARSGVQQVKVGEKGVVFTVLRTQTQPGNNVNGNKAVDRAIALMLNLSIQRLPDAQMKVREADVRVGFGTVNYNDFGKNPYGVRNVKVITKWNLEVKAADRKKYAAGELVEPLKPISIFIDPVTPAPFVPAIKKAIQQWNTALEAAGFKNALVVMNAAKDNWLSAGKLLIEWGSPGQGLPTNVVTDPRTGEILAAKMDVGDNLINDLLPSYFAKCAFIDPRIKKDLYHPEVRKEILEWKVATALGELLGMVPNLHGSAAYNPKQLRSGAWLKTHSFTSSITDDTEFNYVLQPGDQVDVADLLPHVSSYDKMAVGWAYRVFSEPAAEKKALASLKSTDAELLFLEENKNDPFTRKGDLSDDQLEASELGMKNVERYYLQVEQMTAAMKDKDEDWTNFKLLSNAFQKSYQLYTDNVVSYIGGISTRPMLKDYNDVPVIYTSKKEQQKAMALLNTWFFNGPPVWIQSKQMNLLNNESEAIKMGRSTQDALRKFITPEVLNNLIKAEYALGKDAYTVSDLFADLDRYVFKDFDTTLPFNEYIMLMQNNFVYDLTDAAVKNTNITGGLTDASEVLHMYFIRTMAHVGEMGEKHQDPRVRERYKMMKQKIERDINQKPN is encoded by the coding sequence ATGAAAAATAGCTTAATTATATTATTTACGGTATGCTTTTTCTTTTCCTCTGCTTCAGCTTCTGCACAGGGAAAACAAAAACCAAAAGTCAAAGCGGTGACCACGGTACCGGCAAGTGTAGTACCGGCAAATGTGGTGCCGGCCAATGAGCTGATGCCTTTTGATAAGTTCTTTAAAAAAACAATGAAGATTACGCCGGGAGAATTTACCGTTTATCAGGATGACTCGAAGTATTTCCTGGAGATTCCTGCTGCTGCATTAAATACCGATCTCCTGGTAATTGGTGAGATTATACGCGGATATTCGCAAAGTGTTGCGCAATCTTCCGGAATCGTGCGTTTTATCAAAGCTACAGGCAACAATTTGAATGTGACCAGAGAGGTGTATAAAGAAGCACTGTCGCCAGACTTTAACCAGGGTATGGAAAGTTTAGTACAGAAATCCAACCTGATCCCTGTTAGTTTTGTCCTTCAGGTAGAAGCTGCCGGAAAAACGAAGGGAAGTTATATTATTGATGTGACCAGGCAGTTAATGGAAGGCGGAGATCTTTTTTCTTTCAAAGATGTGAGTGATTTAAGTAATTCTGATGCAGCACGTTCTGGTGTACAGCAGGTAAAAGTGGGAGAGAAAGGGGTGGTTTTCACTGTACTGCGTACACAGACACAGCCCGGCAATAACGTTAACGGTAACAAAGCAGTAGACCGTGCCATAGCACTTATGCTGAACCTGAGCATTCAGCGCCTGCCGGATGCGCAGATGAAGGTAAGAGAAGCAGATGTCAGAGTAGGTTTTGGTACGGTGAATTACAACGATTTTGGTAAAAATCCATATGGGGTGCGCAACGTAAAAGTCATCACCAAATGGAATCTTGAAGTGAAGGCGGCCGACCGAAAGAAATATGCTGCCGGAGAATTGGTGGAACCGCTAAAGCCCATCAGCATTTTTATTGATCCGGTTACGCCTGCACCTTTTGTACCTGCTATCAAAAAAGCAATACAGCAATGGAATACTGCGCTCGAGGCTGCAGGATTTAAAAACGCGCTGGTAGTGATGAATGCTGCAAAAGACAATTGGTTGTCTGCCGGCAAATTATTGATCGAATGGGGAAGTCCAGGTCAGGGTCTTCCAACCAATGTGGTTACGGATCCGCGTACCGGAGAAATCCTGGCAGCAAAAATGGATGTCGGCGATAATTTAATCAATGACCTGCTGCCTTCTTATTTTGCTAAATGTGCATTTATAGATCCAAGAATCAAGAAAGACCTGTACCATCCTGAAGTGAGAAAAGAAATATTGGAATGGAAAGTAGCTACGGCATTGGGTGAATTGCTGGGTATGGTACCAAATCTCCATGGTAGTGCGGCGTATAACCCTAAACAACTCAGGTCTGGCGCATGGCTGAAAACCCATAGTTTCACTTCGTCTATTACCGATGATACCGAGTTTAATTACGTATTACAACCAGGAGATCAAGTGGATGTGGCAGATCTGCTGCCGCATGTTTCCAGTTATGATAAAATGGCTGTAGGCTGGGCTTACAGAGTTTTTAGCGAGCCTGCTGCGGAGAAAAAAGCTTTAGCCAGCTTAAAATCTACAGATGCCGAACTACTTTTCCTGGAAGAGAATAAAAATGATCCTTTTACACGCAAAGGCGACCTCTCTGATGACCAGCTTGAGGCATCAGAACTGGGCATGAAAAACGTGGAGCGCTACTATCTCCAGGTAGAGCAGATGACAGCAGCAATGAAGGACAAGGATGAGGACTGGACCAACTTCAAGTTACTTTCCAACGCTTTTCAAAAAAGTTACCAGCTGTATACAGACAATGTGGTGAGTTATATTGGTGGGATCTCTACCCGCCCGATGTTAAAAGATTACAATGATGTACCTGTAATTTATACATCTAAAAAAGAGCAGCAAAAAGCAATGGCGCTGCTGAACACCTGGTTCTTCAATGGCCCTCCTGTTTGGATACAAAGTAAACAAATGAATTTATTGAACAATGAATCTGAAGCTATTAAGATGGGCAGAAGTACGCAGGATGCATTGCGCAAATTCATTACACCGGAAGTACTCAATAACCTGATCAAAGCAGAATATGCCTTGGGAAAAGATGCCTATACCGTGAGTGATTTATTTGCTGATCTTGACCGTTATGTTTTCAAGGATTTTGATACTACGCTTCCTTTCAATGAATATATCATGCTGATGCAAAATAATTTTGTGTACGATCTTACAGATGCTGCGGTGAAGAACACCAATATTACTGGCGGACTAACTGATGCGAGTGAAGTACTCCATATGTATTTCATCAGAACGATGGCGCATGTTGGAGAAATGGGCGAAAAACACCAGGATCCAAGAGTACGTGAACGGTATAAAATGATGAAGCAGAAGATTGAGCGCGATATCAACCAGAAACCAAATTAA